In a genomic window of Nitrospira sp. ND1:
- a CDS encoding DNA internalization-related competence protein ComEC/Rec2 encodes MLPTLTIIFVLGLVLGSYLTYFPLSIAIVLLACTAGCVWLERQHRLTSQQSNVLLACLFGGCLHWTLCASFTPHVLLQDSARALPVRLTGTIVEAVRHAPGRLTAMVQVTGSDDPQLPIPFHLRLTWRDPDRDLHRGLQIRTRIHVHAPSGTLNPRGFDYAAYLDALGVDAVGSVSGAGVIEVLDPDREAPLHLFASLIEEWRGRVRAAAETLPQPSRGLFLSLTIGEQGFLAPEVREWFMTTGTVHILSISGSHLGLIALLSFALVRKACLLLPSILLLSLSRWLTATRLAALLTLVPVLAYTVLAGAETATIRSAIMIAVALWTVWLGSPHYLLHALAAAAGLTLLVHPAALFDISFQLSYVSVWALALALSRETPVDELPLPKQSPAGRMVYWFRESLRLTALVTLATVPLVACYFNQVSWMGLFANLLMVPFVGFIFLPTSLLSAVWVIVTHSSTLPGAAFIDSLGQGLIASTHVLAGLPGAEWFVAAPTIPMMLLFYVLGWALLAGWPAHAAPLLRRSMASGLACILLWWLWSPRPFGGEEMVRVTFLDVGQGDSAVIELPDGTVTLIDGGATYERFDMGRSVVAPFLWNRGIRRIDHVIGTHPQLDHVGGLAWILAHFQVEKFWTNGAERQEEFWRRIERAMVQRKLEATVATEGRLISEGPACRMVVLNPQPRPESSISAKSESLNNLSVVTELVCREQRVLFTGDIEREALTRLTHSGNSAHIALLKVPHHGAKSSLERRWLEAIRPAVAVVSAGRGNPYGHPAGEVLAAYQAVETQIWRTDRDGAIWAELDLTRQQLSMHSTREWILQPALTSADIWSVEQDNLRRLWRRWNWT; translated from the coding sequence ATGTTACCGACTCTTACGATCATCTTTGTGCTCGGCCTCGTTCTCGGTTCCTACCTCACGTATTTTCCACTCAGCATCGCGATCGTCCTGCTGGCTTGTACTGCCGGCTGCGTGTGGCTGGAGCGTCAGCATCGCCTCACGTCACAACAGAGCAACGTGCTCCTGGCCTGTCTGTTCGGCGGATGTCTGCATTGGACCCTGTGTGCATCGTTCACTCCGCACGTGCTGCTGCAGGATAGTGCCCGGGCGCTTCCTGTCCGGTTGACCGGAACGATTGTGGAGGCCGTTCGCCATGCGCCGGGCCGTCTCACGGCTATGGTGCAGGTGACGGGCAGCGACGACCCCCAGTTGCCGATACCGTTTCACTTGCGTCTTACGTGGCGAGATCCGGACCGCGATCTCCACCGCGGGTTGCAGATTCGTACTCGCATCCATGTCCATGCACCCTCGGGAACTCTGAATCCGAGAGGATTCGACTATGCGGCCTATCTGGATGCGTTGGGTGTCGATGCCGTCGGATCGGTCTCAGGAGCCGGCGTCATCGAGGTGCTTGATCCAGACCGGGAGGCGCCGCTTCACCTGTTCGCCTCCCTCATCGAAGAATGGCGCGGCCGGGTCAGAGCCGCCGCCGAGACGCTTCCCCAGCCCAGTCGGGGCCTGTTTCTCAGTCTGACCATCGGTGAACAGGGGTTTCTTGCACCGGAAGTCCGTGAATGGTTCATGACGACCGGGACGGTGCACATTCTCTCGATCTCCGGCTCGCATCTCGGTCTCATCGCCTTGCTCTCGTTCGCATTGGTCAGGAAGGCGTGTCTGTTGCTGCCGTCCATACTTCTGCTGAGCCTCTCGCGGTGGCTCACGGCGACGAGACTGGCCGCGTTGCTGACACTGGTTCCGGTGCTGGCCTATACGGTGCTGGCCGGTGCGGAGACCGCCACGATTCGTAGTGCCATCATGATTGCCGTTGCGCTCTGGACCGTATGGCTCGGCTCACCGCACTATCTCCTTCACGCACTCGCTGCCGCCGCCGGTCTGACGCTGTTGGTCCATCCTGCGGCGCTGTTCGATATTTCCTTTCAACTGTCTTACGTCTCGGTCTGGGCGCTGGCCCTGGCGCTGTCGCGCGAGACGCCTGTCGATGAATTGCCGCTTCCGAAGCAATCCCCTGCCGGACGGATGGTGTACTGGTTTCGCGAGTCGCTGCGACTGACGGCGTTGGTGACGCTTGCCACCGTGCCCCTGGTGGCCTGTTACTTCAATCAAGTGTCATGGATGGGTTTATTCGCGAATCTTCTCATGGTGCCCTTCGTCGGTTTCATCTTCTTGCCGACTAGTTTGTTGTCGGCCGTCTGGGTGATTGTGACGCACAGCAGCACGCTCCCTGGCGCTGCGTTCATCGATTCGTTGGGGCAAGGGCTGATTGCTTCGACACATGTGCTGGCCGGTTTGCCGGGCGCGGAATGGTTCGTGGCCGCACCGACGATTCCCATGATGCTGCTGTTCTATGTGCTGGGGTGGGCGCTGTTGGCGGGGTGGCCGGCCCATGCTGCGCCGCTGCTCAGAAGGTCCATGGCCTCGGGCCTTGCTTGTATCCTGCTCTGGTGGCTTTGGTCTCCACGTCCCTTCGGTGGTGAGGAGATGGTGCGCGTGACCTTCCTCGACGTGGGGCAGGGTGATAGTGCGGTCATTGAATTGCCCGATGGGACGGTCACGCTGATCGATGGAGGTGCGACCTATGAGCGGTTTGACATGGGGCGGAGTGTGGTGGCGCCTTTTCTGTGGAATCGAGGGATTCGACGCATCGATCATGTCATCGGGACACACCCGCAATTGGATCACGTCGGAGGGCTGGCCTGGATCCTGGCTCATTTTCAGGTAGAGAAATTCTGGACCAACGGGGCGGAGCGGCAGGAAGAATTCTGGCGCAGGATCGAGCGAGCGATGGTGCAGCGGAAGCTCGAAGCCACGGTGGCGACGGAAGGCCGATTGATTTCCGAAGGGCCTGCCTGCCGCATGGTGGTGCTCAATCCTCAGCCCAGGCCGGAGTCGTCGATCTCCGCAAAGAGCGAGTCGCTGAACAACCTGTCGGTCGTCACTGAATTGGTCTGTCGCGAGCAGCGTGTCTTGTTTACAGGAGATATTGAACGGGAAGCCTTGACCCGTCTCACCCATTCCGGGAATTCCGCTCACATTGCCCTCTTGAAGGTTCCGCATCATGGGGCAAAGAGTTCGCTGGAGCGGAGGTGGCTTGAAGCGATCAGGCCGGCCGTCGCTGTGGTGTCTGCCGGTCGAGGCAATCCCTATGGTCATCCGGCCGGAGAGGTCTTGGCGGCCTATCAGGCGGTCGAGACGCAGATCTGGAGGACGGACCGGGATGGCGCCATCTGGGCCGAACTCGATCTCACTCGACAGCAACTCTCCATGCACAGCACCAGAGAATGGATACTGCAACCCGCCCTGACCTCGGCGGACATATGGTCCGTGGAGCAGGACAATCTGCGCCGCTTATGGCGCCGTTGGAATTGGACGTAG
- the glmM gene encoding phosphoglucosamine mutase, giving the protein MRKLFGTDGVRGVANLEPMTSEIAMQLGRAAAHIFMRRAGRHQVVIGKDTRLSGYMLESALTSGICSMGVDVLLVGPLPTPAIAFLTRSLRADAGVVISASHNPYQDNGIKFFSNEGFKLPDELEARIEQLIISDEIKHLRPTADAIGKAYRIDDAEGRYIEFVKRSLPRDLDFQGIKLVVDCANGAAYKVAPAVFRELGAEIEVIANTPDGMNINDGCGAVHPERLQEAVRRHGAHIGIALDGDADRAIFVCEQGKIIDGDHVMAALGLDSHAQGQLARATVVGTVMSNFGLEIAMKKAGIQLMRTPVGDRYLMERMLADGYNFGGEQSGHFIFLDHNTTGDGLISALQILSLMKRTGKPLSELAKAMTAVPQILLNVKVKHKPDLNQIPDIQQAIKSAEVTLNGSGRVLVRYSGTESLLRIMVEGERDSTIREVADHLAEIVRARIG; this is encoded by the coding sequence ATGCGTAAATTGTTCGGCACAGACGGTGTTCGCGGGGTGGCCAACCTCGAACCGATGACCAGTGAAATCGCCATGCAATTGGGGCGAGCGGCCGCCCATATTTTCATGCGGCGCGCAGGCCGACACCAGGTGGTCATCGGAAAGGACACGCGGTTGTCGGGATACATGTTGGAATCGGCGCTGACGTCCGGGATCTGTTCCATGGGAGTCGACGTACTTCTAGTCGGGCCTTTGCCCACTCCGGCGATTGCCTTCCTCACGCGAAGTCTGCGGGCGGACGCCGGAGTCGTGATCTCTGCGTCGCATAATCCTTATCAGGACAACGGGATCAAGTTTTTTTCCAACGAGGGATTCAAGCTGCCTGATGAGCTAGAGGCGCGCATCGAACAGCTGATCATTTCCGACGAGATCAAACATCTTCGCCCGACGGCGGACGCGATCGGAAAGGCCTATCGTATCGATGATGCCGAAGGCCGGTATATTGAATTCGTCAAACGCTCGCTTCCCAGAGATCTCGATTTTCAGGGGATCAAGCTGGTGGTGGACTGTGCCAACGGTGCCGCGTATAAGGTCGCTCCAGCCGTTTTCCGCGAACTCGGCGCAGAAATTGAAGTGATCGCAAATACTCCGGATGGAATGAACATCAATGACGGCTGCGGAGCCGTGCATCCGGAGCGCCTGCAGGAGGCCGTGCGTCGGCATGGCGCCCATATCGGTATTGCGCTGGACGGGGACGCCGACCGGGCCATTTTTGTCTGTGAACAGGGAAAAATCATCGATGGCGACCATGTCATGGCCGCGCTGGGACTCGATTCGCACGCGCAGGGCCAACTTGCCCGCGCGACCGTGGTGGGAACCGTCATGAGTAATTTCGGGCTGGAAATTGCCATGAAGAAGGCCGGAATCCAGCTGATGCGCACGCCCGTGGGGGACCGGTATCTCATGGAGCGGATGCTGGCCGACGGATACAACTTCGGAGGAGAACAATCCGGCCACTTTATTTTCCTGGACCACAACACCACGGGCGATGGCTTGATCTCGGCGTTGCAGATTCTCTCGCTGATGAAACGTACCGGGAAGCCGCTGTCTGAATTGGCGAAGGCGATGACTGCCGTCCCGCAGATTCTGTTGAACGTGAAAGTGAAGCATAAGCCGGATCTCAACCAAATCCCGGATATCCAGCAGGCCATTAAATCAGCCGAAGTGACCCTGAACGGGAGCGGCCGTGTGCTTGTGCGGTATTCCGGCACCGAATCGCTGCTCCGCATCATGGTCGAAGGCGAACGTGATTCCACCATCCGTGAGGTCGCCGATCATCTTGCGGAGATCGTGCGTGCCCGCATCGGATAG